The Ornithodoros turicata isolate Travis chromosome 7, ASM3712646v1, whole genome shotgun sequence genome includes a region encoding these proteins:
- the LOC135400377 gene encoding uncharacterized protein LOC135400377 translates to MTTGAVLYAGLEQPGEKRNCFFCSAADHSTEDCKADFTLAERFKKLAKGMRCYRCTKKGHRSKDCRVKVECSKCRRRHASSVCDPSRQPVENALVSEVVTTTSVSTTNNPQQCERARVMLQTFRAWASSDSECAYLRGIFDGGSQRTFIRNDIARRLKLPLIGQTTLQLNTFAGDASRDNILKCKVVEVRLRSQFAPKEYVVRATTIDFICKDLEETPASNEFVSSVRVHGNFIADDLLFPNVRSEGEIGLLIGCDELWKLVSGEVKRCKSDGRLVAVESVFGWTFQGPTTVTSYSTTDSSTTAVCILKVGVGTSDDDILKRFWELDNLGISQEPDSKQEHNAEVLEDFIQKLERRNGRYEVALPWKMGLSALEDTQAEIWNGTISKWFNELVPLWLLSHSGPTLVMVLLWSHLPSGPMGDQFVKPLQNGTTLEWDHFKVVYWTGPTLSVPRSEWDQLKVEPASRWAHLNWNQWN, encoded by the coding sequence ATGACGACTGGAGCTGTGTTGTACGCTGGACTTGAGCAGCCTGGCGAAAAAAGGAACTGCTTTTTCTGCAGTGCCGCAGATCACAGCACCGAGGACTGCAAAGCAGACTTTACCCTAGCGGAAAGGTTCAAGAAACTGGCCAAAGGTATGAGGTGCTATCGTTGTACCAAGAAGGGTCATCGGTCAAAGGACTGCCGAGTAAAAGTGGAATGCAGTAAGTGTCGAAGACGACATGCGTCATCGGTTTGTGACCCGTCTAGACAACCGGTAGAAAATGCTCTGGTCAGTGAAGTGGTTACCACGACGAGCGTCTCTACAACAAACAATCCACAACAGTGCGAGAGAGCAAGAGTAATGCTGCAAACGTTCCGTGCCTGGGCATCGTCGGACAGCGAATGCGCTTACCTGAGAGGCATATTCGACGGAGGAAGCCAGCGCACATTTATACGTAATGACATAGCCCGCAGGCTTAAGCTGCCACTAATTGGGCAAACAACGCTTCAGCTCAACACTTTCGCAGGCGATGCCAGTCGGGACAATATTCTAAAGTGCAAAGTTGTCGAAGTTCGGCTAAGAAGTCAGTTCGCACCAAAGGAGTATGTGGTTCGCGCAACCACCATTGACTTCATTTGTAAGGACCTCGAAGAAACTCCTGCCAGTAACGAATTCGTGTCTTCTGTGCGTGTCCACGGCAACTTCATCGCCGATGACCTCTTATTCCCTAATGTACGGAGTGAAGGCGAAATAGGACTACTCATCGGATGCGACGAGCTCTGGAAGTTGGTCTCAGGAGAAGTCAAGAGATGCAAGAGTGACGGAAGACTGGTTGCAGTAGAATCCGTTTTCGGATGGACCTTTCAGGGGCCAACCACGGTGACCAGCTACAGTACTACAGACAGTTCAACGACAGCTGTGTGCATACTGAAGGTTGGTGTGGGCACTTCTGATGACGACATTCTGAAACGTTTCTGGGAACTGGATAATCTAGGAATATCCCAGGAGCCTGACAGTAAACAGGAACACAACGCAGAGGTTCTGGAGGACTTCATACAGAAGTTGGAAAGGAGGAACGGCCGTTATGAGGTTGCGCTGCCATGGAAGATGGGCCTGAGTGCGCTAGAAGATacccaggcagaaatctggaatgggaccatttcaaaatggtttaacgaactggtcccactctggttattgtcccactctggtcccacccTAGTAATGGTCCTACTCTGGTCCCACTTGCCAAGTGGTCCCAtgggggaccagttcgttaaaccacttcagaatgggaccactctggagtgggaccacttcaaagtggtttattggacaggtcccactttgagtgtccCACGTAGTgagtgggaccagttgaaagtggaaccagcttcacgatgggcccacttgaactggaaccagtggaattga